One genomic segment of Paraburkholderia phymatum STM815 includes these proteins:
- a CDS encoding alpha/beta fold hydrolase: protein MSATVPKCRQQIRLCTVHDGARIAYATCGSGPPIVKAANWLSHLEFDLASPVWSHMIAEMCREHTLIRYDQRGCGLSDHDVDDISFDAWKHDLIAVIDASGVDRFVLLGISQGASIAITYAVAFPERVSHLILHGGYARGRLVRSRTEQARDEAQTLAKLAEIGWGQHNPAFRQFFTTQFIPGGTPQQHHWFNELERISTTPHNAARIMRVFNHIDVVDLLPHVQCPTLVLHAVRDARVPFEESRLLASLIPNARFVPLESDNHLPLECESAWQRWRDEVRAFLPPARHIDPVFSALTRREREIVELIAGGRDNAQIAARLGLSEKTVRNHITNIFAKLEVESRAQAIVLARKAGFDAPAA from the coding sequence ACCGCCCATCGTCAAGGCCGCGAACTGGCTCAGCCACCTGGAGTTCGATCTCGCGAGCCCCGTATGGAGCCACATGATCGCGGAGATGTGCCGCGAGCACACGCTGATCCGTTACGATCAACGCGGTTGCGGGCTGTCGGATCACGACGTCGACGACATTTCGTTCGACGCATGGAAGCACGACCTGATTGCCGTGATCGATGCAAGCGGTGTCGACCGCTTCGTGCTGCTCGGCATTTCGCAAGGCGCATCGATTGCCATTACGTACGCCGTCGCATTTCCGGAACGCGTCTCGCATCTGATCCTGCACGGAGGCTACGCGCGTGGACGGCTTGTCCGCTCGCGCACCGAGCAGGCGCGCGACGAAGCGCAGACGCTCGCCAAGCTCGCCGAGATTGGCTGGGGCCAGCACAATCCCGCTTTCCGTCAGTTTTTCACGACGCAGTTCATACCGGGCGGCACGCCGCAACAGCATCACTGGTTCAACGAACTCGAACGCATCTCCACGACGCCGCACAACGCCGCGCGCATCATGCGCGTCTTCAACCACATCGACGTGGTCGATCTGCTGCCGCATGTGCAGTGCCCGACGCTCGTGCTGCATGCGGTGCGCGACGCACGCGTGCCATTCGAAGAGAGCCGGCTGCTCGCGAGCCTGATTCCCAACGCGCGCTTCGTGCCGCTCGAAAGCGACAACCATCTGCCGCTCGAATGCGAAAGCGCATGGCAGCGGTGGCGCGATGAAGTGCGCGCGTTCTTGCCGCCTGCACGACACATCGACCCTGTGTTTTCAGCGCTTACTCGACGCGAGCGCGAGATCGTCGAACTGATCGCGGGCGGCCGCGACAATGCGCAGATCGCCGCGCGGCTCGGCTTGTCGGAAAAGACGGTGCGCAATCACATCACCAACATCTTCGCCAAGCTCGAAGTGGAAAGCCGCGCCCAGGCCATCGTGCTCGCGCGCAAGGCGGGCTTCGACGCGCCCGCTGCATAA
- a CDS encoding amidohydrolase family protein: MKDTMLLTDVRMPDGVRVDVAIAEGRIAAIGPDLQVKHEVAREHGNGALLLPGFVEGHTHLDKTMWGMRWYRNEVGPTLTDRIDNERRFRAQSGHDAAAASLALAHAFLQMGTTRLRTHVDIDTDAGLKHLEGVLTTRDALGDVLDMQTVAFPQSGMLIREGTIALLDDALRAGADVLGALDPALIDGDPVASLNATFDLASRHHKPIDIHLHEPAEIGGFTLKLLLDRVEALGMQGRVVISHAFCLGALAPRERDPLLERLARLDVALLTTAPASVTVPPLAACIEKGVTLFGGNDGIRDTWNPFGSPDMLERAAQIAMRYDLRRDDAIAVAFDCVSHAAARGCQFTDYGLHVGARADLVLVDAETVAHAVAARPVRQLVVANGRVVARHGRLADTL; this comes from the coding sequence ATGAAAGACACGATGTTGCTTACCGATGTCCGCATGCCGGACGGCGTGCGCGTCGATGTCGCGATCGCCGAGGGCCGCATCGCTGCGATCGGTCCCGATTTGCAGGTCAAACATGAGGTGGCGCGCGAGCACGGCAACGGTGCGTTGCTGCTGCCCGGTTTTGTAGAAGGCCATACGCATCTCGACAAGACCATGTGGGGCATGCGCTGGTATCGCAACGAAGTGGGACCCACGCTCACCGATCGCATCGACAACGAGCGGCGCTTTCGAGCGCAGAGCGGACACGACGCGGCGGCGGCATCGCTTGCGTTGGCGCACGCGTTCCTGCAAATGGGCACCACGCGTTTGCGCACGCACGTCGATATCGACACGGATGCGGGGCTCAAGCACCTCGAAGGCGTACTGACGACACGCGACGCGCTCGGCGACGTCCTCGACATGCAGACCGTTGCGTTTCCACAGTCGGGCATGCTCATCCGTGAGGGCACCATCGCGTTGCTCGACGATGCATTGCGTGCGGGCGCCGACGTGCTCGGCGCGCTGGACCCAGCGCTGATCGACGGCGATCCCGTCGCTTCGCTGAACGCCACCTTCGATCTCGCCTCGCGCCATCACAAGCCGATCGATATTCATCTGCACGAGCCCGCCGAAATCGGCGGTTTCACATTGAAGCTGCTGCTCGACCGTGTCGAAGCGCTCGGCATGCAGGGACGCGTCGTGATCAGCCATGCGTTCTGTCTCGGCGCGCTGGCACCGCGCGAGCGCGATCCGCTGCTCGAACGGCTCGCACGACTCGACGTCGCGTTGCTCACGACGGCGCCCGCCTCCGTTACCGTGCCGCCGCTAGCCGCGTGCATCGAAAAAGGTGTCACGCTGTTCGGCGGCAACGACGGCATCCGCGACACCTGGAATCCGTTTGGCTCGCCCGACATGCTGGAGCGCGCGGCGCAGATCGCGATGCGCTACGACCTGCGCCGCGACGATGCGATCGCCGTCGCGTTCGATTGCGTGAGCCACGCCGCCGCTCGCGGTTGCCAGTTCACCGACTACGGCCTGCATGTGGGCGCACGTGCCGATCTCGTCCTCGTCGATGCGGAAACCGTCGCGCATGCCGTTGCGGCGCGGCCCGTGCGCCAGCTGGTGGTGGCGAACGGACGCGTTGTTGCGCGTCACGGAAGGCTGGCCGACACGCTCTGA
- the cuyB gene encoding cysteate racemase, with amino-acid sequence MNTSRVMGRRALGVVGGAARVASVEVLRKIHDANAASRTSHSLDIVIERMSNGERSAPDACMAGSAEHQLRIFDAIRDFEQRGVSAVALPCFESHLFIDALQQNANIAIVDMIAALFAHIRQRFPLARRVGVVTSPVLWKRRLFAPYGERAGMDVVSIGASGAGALRAACESLIGQGVDVLLPGSTDSALSLRRIGDLAVPLIDSFSVYAHHLLDADFHRPARPFRLGVVGGVGPAATADFMHKVVRNTPAVRDQDHIKVIVEQNPQIPDRTDCLTGKGPDPTLALYATCRKLEDGGANLIAIPCNTAHAFIAPIEARLRIPIVNMMSVTADFLRATFPSVLRIGLLATDGTIASGVYREALEARGLAEVLPPPAMQARVTNAIYGARGVKAGFTSGECVDDIIAAVESLLLQQVEIILLACTELPLLFPQAITVTRHGRTAQFVDPADVLAKSCVEFARGKPLAERKTGWHDKPSVEHAAGALCAD; translated from the coding sequence ATGAATACATCGCGTGTGATGGGACGGCGTGCGCTAGGCGTGGTCGGCGGCGCAGCGCGTGTCGCGAGCGTCGAGGTGCTGCGCAAAATACATGACGCGAATGCCGCGTCACGAACGTCTCATTCACTGGATATCGTGATCGAGCGGATGTCGAATGGTGAGCGTAGCGCTCCCGATGCCTGCATGGCGGGTTCGGCGGAACATCAACTACGCATATTCGATGCGATTCGCGATTTCGAGCAACGCGGTGTGTCCGCCGTGGCGCTGCCATGTTTTGAAAGCCATCTCTTCATCGACGCGTTGCAGCAGAACGCAAACATCGCGATCGTCGACATGATCGCTGCGTTGTTCGCGCATATCCGGCAACGCTTTCCGCTAGCGCGCCGCGTCGGCGTCGTGACGTCGCCCGTGCTGTGGAAGCGCCGTCTTTTCGCGCCCTACGGGGAGCGCGCCGGCATGGACGTCGTCAGTATCGGCGCAAGCGGCGCTGGCGCACTACGCGCCGCATGCGAATCGCTGATCGGGCAAGGCGTCGATGTGCTGCTGCCGGGCAGTACGGACAGCGCGTTGTCGCTGAGGCGTATCGGCGATCTGGCCGTGCCCTTGATCGATTCCTTTTCGGTATATGCGCACCATCTGCTCGATGCGGACTTTCATCGGCCGGCAAGGCCGTTCAGGCTCGGCGTGGTCGGTGGCGTAGGGCCCGCCGCGACCGCCGACTTCATGCATAAGGTCGTGCGCAATACGCCCGCCGTGCGCGATCAGGATCACATCAAGGTCATCGTCGAACAGAATCCGCAAATTCCCGATCGCACCGATTGCCTGACGGGCAAGGGCCCGGATCCGACGCTCGCGTTGTACGCGACATGCAGAAAGCTCGAAGACGGCGGCGCGAATCTGATCGCGATTCCGTGCAATACCGCGCATGCGTTCATCGCACCCATCGAAGCGCGATTGCGGATTCCCATCGTCAATATGATGAGCGTGACCGCCGATTTTCTGCGCGCGACCTTCCCTTCGGTGCTTCGCATCGGCCTGCTGGCCACCGACGGCACGATTGCCAGCGGCGTCTATCGCGAGGCGCTCGAAGCGCGCGGCCTCGCAGAAGTGTTGCCGCCGCCCGCGATGCAGGCGCGCGTGACGAATGCGATCTACGGCGCGCGTGGCGTGAAGGCCGGTTTCACGAGCGGCGAATGCGTCGACGACATCATCGCCGCCGTGGAAAGCCTTTTGCTCCAGCAGGTCGAGATCATCCTGCTCGCATGCACGGAGTTGCCGCTGCTGTTCCCGCAAGCCATCACTGTGACGCGTCACGGCCGCACGGCGCAGTTCGTCGATCCGGCCGACGTCCTCGCGAAGTCTTGCGTCGAGTTCGCGCGCGGCAAGCCGCTCGCAGAACGCAAGACCGGATGGCATGACAAGCCGTCCGTCGAACATGCGGCCGGGGCGCTGTGCGCCGACTGA
- a CDS encoding VC0807 family protein — MKVPYRYLSAMVVNLALPWLAYRIALPHWGTTGALAASAAPLVAWIALDMYRSRHFDALSAVVLAGILPLLAWAMIDRSEPRRALEDPMVSGVIGVSFLLSLPLRKPMVYYLARSTVSRESREGVQAFERHYRERPELVAMIRQMTVIWGIGLTAENVARYWVVSTLRDVALGEQISTVLRWSIYGSLTLWTIWTRRRMKRIDAARKMESA; from the coding sequence ATGAAGGTTCCCTACCGATACCTGTCCGCGATGGTCGTCAATCTCGCGCTGCCGTGGCTCGCGTACCGCATCGCGCTGCCGCACTGGGGCACGACGGGTGCCCTCGCGGCATCGGCGGCGCCGCTGGTCGCGTGGATCGCATTGGACATGTATCGCTCGCGGCACTTCGACGCGCTGAGTGCGGTCGTGCTGGCGGGTATCCTGCCGCTGCTCGCCTGGGCGATGATCGATCGCAGCGAACCCCGGCGTGCGCTGGAAGACCCGATGGTGTCGGGGGTCATCGGCGTTTCGTTCCTGCTGTCGCTGCCATTGCGCAAGCCGATGGTTTATTACCTCGCGCGCTCGACGGTATCGCGGGAATCTCGCGAAGGCGTGCAGGCGTTCGAGCGCCATTATCGCGAGCGCCCGGAACTCGTCGCCATGATTCGCCAGATGACGGTCATCTGGGGCATCGGTCTCACGGCTGAAAATGTCGCGCGTTATTGGGTGGTGTCGACGTTGCGCGACGTGGCACTGGGCGAGCAGATATCAACGGTGCTGCGCTGGAGCATCTATGGCTCGCTCACGCTCTGGACGATCTGGACGCGCCGCCGCATGAAACGCATCGACGCAGCGAGAAAAATGGAGTCTGCATGA
- a CDS encoding response regulator yields MATRSPHDSDDELQWRPVGTHMTDNRRVLVVDDYADAADALQLLLFANGFECRAMHGAEDVCELASEWQPFAVVLDIAMPGVDGLELARRLRANPSTSHMLLIACTGYASHHDRERAREAGFDAHCAKPLTPQRLLELLKRATSDDA; encoded by the coding sequence ATGGCAACCAGAAGCCCGCACGACAGTGACGACGAGTTGCAATGGCGGCCCGTCGGTACGCACATGACAGACAACCGGCGCGTGCTGGTGGTCGACGATTACGCCGATGCCGCCGACGCGCTGCAACTGCTGCTCTTCGCGAACGGCTTCGAGTGCCGCGCGATGCATGGCGCCGAAGACGTCTGCGAACTCGCGTCCGAATGGCAGCCTTTCGCCGTTGTGCTCGACATCGCAATGCCGGGTGTCGACGGACTGGAGCTCGCGCGCCGCCTGCGCGCGAACCCGTCCACCTCGCATATGTTGCTGATCGCGTGCACGGGCTACGCCTCGCACCACGACCGCGAACGGGCGCGCGAAGCGGGCTTCGACGCGCATTGCGCGAAGCCGCTCACGCCGCAACGTCTGCTGGAACTGCTGAAGCGGGCCACCTCCGACGACGCGTAG
- a CDS encoding BPSL1445 family SYLF domain-containing lipoprotein, whose product MHRRKFILSTSAALAAGGLALSGCTMTGTHSSTNASNADKRRAIDSSVDETLSRLYTTAHGSRELASKARGVLVFPSVMQAGFWIGGQYGQGALRVGGQTVGYYSTAAGSFGLQIGAQSKGVVFLFMTQDALDQFRNSNGWSVGGDATVALVKVGANGNIDTTTATKPVQAFVLTNAGLMAGVSLEGAKISRLDI is encoded by the coding sequence ATGCATAGAAGAAAATTCATATTGAGCACCAGTGCCGCGCTCGCCGCAGGCGGCCTTGCGCTTTCGGGCTGCACGATGACGGGCACGCATTCCTCGACGAACGCGAGCAACGCGGACAAGCGCCGCGCCATCGATTCGAGTGTCGACGAAACGCTCTCGCGGCTCTACACGACGGCCCACGGCTCGCGCGAACTCGCGTCGAAAGCACGTGGCGTGCTGGTGTTCCCGTCGGTCATGCAAGCGGGGTTCTGGATCGGCGGGCAATACGGCCAGGGCGCGCTGCGCGTCGGCGGGCAAACGGTGGGTTACTACAGCACCGCGGCAGGGTCGTTCGGCTTGCAGATCGGCGCTCAGTCAAAGGGCGTGGTCTTCCTGTTCATGACGCAGGACGCGCTGGATCAGTTCCGTAACAGCAACGGCTGGTCGGTCGGCGGCGATGCGACCGTCGCACTCGTGAAGGTGGGCGCGAACGGCAACATCGACACCACGACTGCAACGAAGCCGGTGCAGGCATTCGTGTTGACCAACGCGGGTCTGATGGCGGGCGTGTCGCTCGAAGGCGCGAAGATTTCGCGGCTGGATATCTGA